Proteins from one Streptococcus mitis B6 genomic window:
- a CDS encoding phosphomevalonate kinase — protein MVAVKTCGKLYWAGEYAILEPGQLALIKAIPIYMKGEIAFSDSYRIYSDLFDFAVDLTPNPDYSLIQETVALVEDFLTYRCQTLIPFSLEIRGKMEREGKKFGLGSSGSVVVLVVKALLALYNLSVDQELLFKLASAVLLKRGDNGSMGDLACIVAEKLVLYQSFDRQKVAAWLKEENLSTVLERDWGFSISQVKPTLECDFLVGWTKEVAVSSDMVQQIKQNINQNFLSSSKETVVSLVESLEQGKAEKIIEQVEVASKLLEGLSADIYTPSLRQLKEASQDLQAVAKSSGAGGGDCGIALSFDEQSTETLKNRWADLGIELLYQERIGHDDKS, from the coding sequence ATGGTTGCTGTTAAAACTTGTGGAAAACTCTATTGGGCAGGTGAATATGCTATTTTAGAGCCAGGGCAGTTAGCCTTGATAAAGGCCATCCCCATCTATATGAAAGGCGAGATTGCTTTTTCTGATAGTTACCGTATCTATTCGGATCTGTTTGATTTTGCAGTGGATTTGACGCCAAATCCTGACTATAGCTTGATTCAAGAAACGGTTGCTTTAGTGGAAGATTTCCTGACTTATCGATGTCAAACTTTAATACCTTTTTCTCTAGAAATTCGAGGAAAAATGGAACGAGAAGGCAAAAAGTTTGGTCTAGGTTCTAGCGGTAGCGTCGTTGTCTTGGTTGTCAAGGCTTTACTGGCTCTGTATAATCTTTCAGTGGATCAGGAGCTCTTGTTCAAGCTGGCTAGCGCGGTCTTGCTCAAGCGCGGAGACAATGGTTCTATGGGGGACCTTGCCTGTATTGTGGCAGAGAAATTGGTTCTTTACCAGTCATTTGATCGCCAGAAGGTAGCAGCTTGGTTGAAAGAAGAAAATTTGTCGACAGTTTTAGAGCGTGATTGGGGCTTTTCAATTTCACAAGTGAAACCAACTTTAGAATGTGATTTCTTAGTGGGATGGACCAAGGAAGTGGCTGTATCTAGTGATATGGTTCAGCAAATCAAGCAAAATATCAATCAGAATTTTTTAAGTTCCTCAAAAGAAACGGTGGTTTCTTTGGTAGAATCCTTGGAGCAGGGGAAAGCAGAAAAAATTATCGAGCAAGTAGAAGTAGCCAGCAAGCTCTTGGAAGGCTTGAGCGCAGATATTTACACGCCTTCGCTTAGACAGTTGAAAGAAGCCAGTCAAGATTTGCAAGCTGTTGCTAAGAGTAGCGGCGCTGGTGGTGGTGATTGTGGTATTGCCTTGAGTTTTGATGAGCAATCAACTGAAACCCTAAAAAACCGTTGGGCCGATCTGGGGATTGAGCTCTTATACCAAGAAAGGATAGGACATGACGACAAATCGTAA
- a CDS encoding response regulator transcription factor: protein MKILLVDDHEMVRLGLKSYFDLQDDVEVVGEAANGSQGIDLALELRPDVIVMDIVMPEMNGIDATLAILKEWPEAKILIVTSYLDNEKIMPVLNAGAKGYMLKTSSADELLHAVRKVAAGKLAIEQEVSKKVEYHRNHIELHEDLTARERDVLQLIAKGYENQRIADELFISLKTVKTHVSNILAKLEVSDRTQAAVYAFQHHLVGHEEF from the coding sequence ATGAAAATTTTACTGGTAGATGACCATGAAATGGTCCGATTGGGCTTGAAAAGCTACTTTGACCTCCAAGACGATGTAGAAGTTGTGGGTGAGGCGGCAAACGGATCTCAAGGAATTGACTTGGCATTGGAACTGCGTCCAGATGTCATTGTCATGGATATTGTCATGCCTGAGATGAATGGAATTGACGCGACCTTGGCCATCCTTAAAGAATGGCCTGAAGCCAAGATTTTGATTGTGACCTCGTACTTGGACAATGAAAAAATCATGCCGGTCTTGAATGCCGGTGCCAAAGGCTATATGCTCAAAACTTCAAGTGCAGACGAACTACTCCATGCCGTCCGTAAGGTGGCTGCTGGAAAGTTGGCCATTGAGCAAGAGGTCAGCAAGAAGGTTGAATACCACCGCAATCATATCGAGCTTCACGAGGACCTGACTGCGCGTGAGCGAGATGTACTTCAACTCATCGCCAAGGGTTATGAAAATCAGCGCATCGCAGATGAACTTTTTATCTCTCTCAAGACGGTCAAGACCCATGTGTCCAATATCCTAGCCAAACTTGAAGTCAGCGATCGTACCCAGGCAGCAGTCTATGCCTTTCAGCACCATTTGGTAGGGCATGAGGAGTTTTAG
- the mvaD gene encoding diphosphomevalonate decarboxylase, translating to MDREPVTVRSYANIAIIKYWGKKKEKEMVPATSSISLTLENMYTETTLSSLPTDATADAFYINGQLQNEAEHVKMSKIIDRYRPDGDGFVRIDTQNSMPTAAGLSSSSSGLSALVKACNAYFKLGLNRSQLAQEAKFASGSSSRSFYGPLGAWDKDSGEIYPVETGLKLAMIMLVLEDKKKPISSRDGMKLCVETSTTFDDWVRQSEKDYQDMLVYLKANDFAKVGELTEKNALAMHATTKTASPAFSYLTDASYEAMDFVRQLREQGEACYFTMDAGPNVKVLCQEKDLEHLSEIFGQRYRLIVSKTKDLSQDGCC from the coding sequence ATGGATAGAGAGCCTGTAACAGTACGTTCCTACGCAAATATTGCCATTATCAAATACTGGGGAAAGAAAAAAGAAAAAGAGATGGTTCCTGCTACTAGCAGTATTTCTCTGACTTTGGAAAATATGTACACGGAGACGACCTTGTCATCTCTACCGACGGATGCGACAGCTGATGCATTTTATATCAATGGTCAGTTACAAAATGAGGCAGAGCATGTCAAGATGAGTAAGATTATTGACCGCTACCGTCCAGATGGTGATGGCTTTGTTCGTATCGATACTCAAAACAGTATGCCTACCGCAGCGGGCTTGTCATCAAGTTCTAGTGGTTTGTCTGCCTTGGTCAAGGCTTGTAATGCTTATTTCAAGCTTGGTTTGAATCGGAGTCAGTTGGCACAGGAGGCTAAGTTTGCCTCAGGCTCTTCCTCTCGGAGTTTTTATGGACCACTCGGTGCCTGGGATAAGGATAGCGGAGAGATTTACCCGGTAGAGACAGGCCTGAAACTAGCTATGATTATGTTGGTGCTAGAAGACAAGAAAAAACCAATCTCTAGCCGTGATGGGATGAAACTTTGTGTGGAAACTTCGACGACCTTTGACGACTGGGTGCGTCAGTCTGAGAAGGATTATCAGGATATGCTGGTTTACCTCAAGGCAAATGACTTTGCCAAGGTTGGGGAATTAACGGAGAAAAATGCCCTGGCTATGCACGCTACGACCAAAACAGCATCACCAGCCTTTTCTTATCTGACGGATGCTTCTTATGAAGCCATGGACTTTGTCCGCCAGCTCCGTGAGCAAGGGGAAGCCTGCTACTTTACTATGGATGCTGGTCCCAATGTCAAGGTCCTCTGTCAGGAGAAAGACTTGGAGCATTTATCAGAAATCTTCGGTCAACGTTATCGCTTGATTGTGTCAAAAACAAAGGATTTGAGCCAAGATGGTTGCTGTTAA
- the tig gene encoding trigger factor, with translation MSVSFENKETNRGVLTFTISQDQIKPELDRVFNSVKKSLNVPGFRKGHLPRPIFDKKFGEESLYQDVMNALLPNAYEAAVKEAGLEVVAQPKIDVTSMEKGQDWVITAEVVTKPEVKLGDYKNLEVSVDVEKEVTDADVEERIERERNNLAELVIKEAAAENGDTVVIDFVGSIDGVEFDGGKGENFSLGLGSGQFIPGFEDQLVGHSAGETVDVIVTFPEDYQAEDLAGKEAKFVTTIHEVKAKEVPALDDELAKDIDEEVETLAELKEKYRNELAAAKEEAYKDAVEGAAIDKAVENAEIVELPEEMIHEEVHRSVNEFLGNLQRQGINPDMYFQITGTTQEDLHKQYEGEAESRTKTNLVIEAVAKAEGFDASEEEIQKEIEQLAADYNMEVAQVQSLLSADMLKHDITIKKAVELITSTATVK, from the coding sequence ATGTCTGTATCATTTGAAAACAAAGAAACAAACCGTGGTGTCTTGACTTTCACTATCTCTCAAGACCAAATCAAACCAGAATTGGACCGTGTCTTCAACTCAGTGAAGAAATCTCTTAATGTTCCAGGTTTCCGTAAAGGTCACCTTCCACGCCCTATCTTCGACAAAAAATTTGGTGAAGAGTCACTTTACCAAGATGTTATGAACGCTCTTTTGCCAAACGCTTATGAAGCTGCAGTAAAAGAAGCTGGTCTTGAAGTGGTTGCTCAACCAAAAATTGACGTAACTTCAATGGAAAAAGGTCAAGACTGGGTTATCACTGCTGAAGTCGTGACAAAACCTGAAGTTAAATTGGGTGACTACAAAAACCTTGAAGTATCAGTAGATGTAGAAAAAGAAGTAACTGACGCTGACGTTGAAGAGCGTATCGAACGCGAACGCAACAACTTGGCTGAATTGGTTATCAAAGAAGCTGCTGCTGAAAACGGCGACACTGTTGTCATCGACTTCGTCGGTTCTATCGACGGTGTTGAATTTGACGGCGGAAAAGGTGAAAACTTCTCACTTGGACTTGGTTCAGGTCAATTCATCCCTGGTTTCGAAGACCAATTGGTAGGTCACTCAGCTGGCGAAACTGTTGATGTTATCGTAACATTCCCAGAAGACTACCAAGCAGAAGACCTTGCAGGTAAAGAAGCTAAATTCGTAACAACTATCCACGAAGTAAAAGCGAAAGAAGTTCCAGCTCTTGACGATGAACTTGCAAAAGACATCGACGAAGAAGTTGAAACACTTGCTGAATTGAAAGAAAAATACCGTAACGAATTGGCTGCTGCTAAAGAAGAAGCTTACAAAGATGCAGTAGAAGGTGCAGCAATCGATAAAGCTGTAGAAAACGCTGAAATCGTAGAACTTCCAGAAGAAATGATCCACGAAGAAGTTCACCGTTCAGTAAATGAATTCCTTGGAAACTTGCAACGTCAAGGTATCAACCCTGATATGTACTTCCAAATCACTGGAACTACTCAAGAAGACCTTCACAAACAATACGAGGGAGAAGCTGAGTCACGTACTAAGACTAACCTTGTTATCGAAGCAGTTGCGAAAGCTGAAGGATTTGACGCTTCAGAAGAAGAAATCCAAAAAGAAATCGAGCAATTGGCTGCAGATTACAACATGGAAGTGGCACAAGTACAAAGCTTGCTTTCAGCTGATATGTTGAAACACGATATCACAATCAAAAAAGCTGTTGAATTGATTACAAGCACAGCAACAGTTAAATAA
- the fni gene encoding type 2 isopentenyl-diphosphate Delta-isomerase: MTTNRKDEHIRYALEQKSSYNSFDEVELIHSSLPLYDLDEIDLSTEFAGQKWDFLFYINAMTGGSDKGKEINQKLAQVADACGILFVTGSYSAALKDPTDDSFSVRSSHPNLLLGTNIGLDKPVELGLQTVEEMNPLLLQVHVNVMQELLMPEGERTFRNWQSHLADYSKQIPVPIVLKEVGFGMDAKTIERAYELGVRTFDLSGRGGTSFAYIENRRSGQRDYLNQWGQSTMQALLNAQDWKDRVELLVSGGVRNPLDMIKCLVFGAKAVGLSRTVLELVETYTVEEVIGIVQGWKDDLRLIMCALNCATIADLQKVDYLLYGKLKEAKDQMKKA, from the coding sequence ATGACGACAAATCGTAAGGATGAGCACATCCGCTATGCCCTTGAGCAGAAAAGTTCCTATAATAGCTTTGATGAGGTGGAGCTGATTCATTCTTCCTTGCCTCTTTACGATCTGGATGAAATCGATCTGTCGACAGAGTTTGCTGGTCAAAAGTGGGACTTTCTTTTTTATATCAATGCCATGACAGGTGGGAGCGATAAGGGTAAAGAAATTAATCAAAAGCTGGCTCAGGTGGCAGATGCCTGTGGGATTTTGTTTGTGACGGGTTCTTATAGCGCAGCCCTCAAGGATCCAACAGATGACTCTTTTTCTGTCAGGTCTAGTCATCCAAATCTCCTTCTTGGAACCAATATTGGATTGGACAAGCCTGTCGAGTTAGGCCTTCAGACTGTAGAAGAAATGAATCCTCTTCTCTTGCAAGTGCATGTTAATGTTATGCAGGAATTACTCATGCCTGAGGGGGAAAGAACGTTCAGAAACTGGCAATCGCATCTGGCAGATTATAGCAAGCAAATCCCTGTTCCTATTGTTCTCAAGGAAGTGGGCTTTGGAATGGATGCCAAGACCATCGAGAGAGCCTATGAACTGGGCGTTCGAACCTTTGACCTGTCTGGTCGTGGTGGTACCAGTTTTGCCTACATTGAAAACCGTCGTAGTGGTCAACGTGATTACCTCAATCAATGGGGCCAGTCTACCATGCAAGCCCTTCTCAATGCCCAAGACTGGAAAGACAGGGTTGAACTCTTGGTCAGTGGTGGCGTTCGCAATCCGCTGGATATGATTAAGTGTCTGGTCTTTGGTGCCAAGGCTGTAGGACTGTCTCGAACAGTTTTGGAATTGGTTGAAACCTACACAGTTGAAGAAGTGATTGGCATTGTCCAAGGCTGGAAAGACGATCTGCGTTTGATTATGTGTGCCCTTAATTGTGCCACCATAGCAGATTTGCAAAAAGTAGACTATCTTCTATATGGAAAATTAAAAGAAGCAAAGGATCAGATGAAAAAGGCGTAA
- a CDS encoding sensor histidine kinase — translation MKKQAYVMIALTSFLFVLFFSHSLLEILDFDWSIFLHDVEKTEKFIFLLLVFSMFMTCLLALFWRGIEELSLRKMQANLKRLLAGKEVVQVSDPDLDASFKSLSGKLNLLTEALQKAENHSLAQEEEIIEKERKRIARDLHDTVSQELFAVHMILSGVSQQALKLDREKMQTQLQSVTAILETAQKDLRVLLLHLRPVELEQKSLIEGIQILLKELEDKSDLKVSLKHNVTKLPKKIEEHIFRILQELISNTLRHAQASCLDVYLYQTDVELQLKVVDNGIGFQLGSFDELSYGLRNIKERVEDMAGTVQLLTAPKQGLAVDIRIPLLDKES, via the coding sequence ATGAAAAAACAAGCCTATGTAATGATTGCTCTCACCTCCTTTCTGTTTGTCTTATTTTTCTCCCACAGCTTACTGGAAATCCTTGATTTTGACTGGTCTATCTTTTTGCACGATGTCGAAAAAACAGAAAAATTTATCTTTTTGTTGTTGGTTTTCAGCATGTTCATGACCTGTCTCTTAGCCCTATTTTGGCGAGGTATTGAGGAGCTTTCTCTAAGAAAAATGCAGGCCAATCTCAAGCGTTTGTTAGCAGGGAAAGAAGTGGTTCAGGTTTCCGATCCAGATTTGGACGCCAGTTTCAAGTCCTTGTCAGGTAAACTTAACCTCTTGACAGAAGCACTTCAAAAGGCTGAAAATCACAGTCTTGCTCAGGAAGAGGAAATCATTGAGAAGGAAAGAAAGCGGATTGCTCGGGATTTGCACGATACAGTCAGTCAGGAGTTGTTTGCGGTCCACATGATTTTGTCAGGTGTCAGTCAGCAGGCTTTGAAATTGGATAGAGAAAAGATGCAGACCCAGTTGCAGAGTGTCACAGCTATTTTAGAAACTGCCCAGAAGGATTTGCGGGTTCTACTTTTGCATTTGCGACCAGTTGAACTGGAGCAGAAGAGCTTAATAGAAGGGATTCAAATTCTCCTAAAAGAGCTTGAGGACAAGAGTGATCTCAAGGTTAGTCTCAAGCATAATGTAACGAAATTGCCTAAGAAAATCGAGGAACATATCTTCCGCATTTTGCAGGAGTTGATTAGTAATACCCTCCGCCATGCTCAGGCCTCTTGCCTAGATGTCTACCTCTATCAGACAGATGTTGAATTGCAGCTGAAGGTAGTGGACAATGGAATTGGTTTCCAGTTAGGGAGCTTCGATGAGCTGAGTTATGGACTCCGTAATATCAAGGAGCGGGTTGAAGATATGGCAGGGACGGTTCAGTTATTGACAGCTCCCAAGCAAGGATTAGCAGTTGATATCCGTATTCCCTTGCTAGATAAGGAATCATAA
- the mvk gene encoding mevalonate kinase, whose amino-acid sequence MTKKVGVGQAHSKIILIGEHAVVYGYPAISLPLLEVEVTCKVVPAASPWRLYEEDTLSMAVYASLEYLDIKESCIRCEIDSAIPEKRGMGSSAAISIAAIRAVFDYYQAYLPHDVLEILVNRAEMIAHMNPSGLDAKTCLSDQPIRFIKNVGFTELEMNLSAYLVIADTGVYGHTREAIQAVQSKGKDALPFLHALGELTQQAEDAISRKDAERLGQILSQAHLHLKEIGVSSPEADSLVETALSHGALGAKMSGGGLGGCIIALADNLTHAQELAERLEEKGAVQTWIESL is encoded by the coding sequence ATGACAAAAAAAGTTGGTGTCGGTCAGGCACATAGTAAGATTATTTTAATAGGGGAGCATGCGGTCGTTTACGGTTATCCTGCCATTTCCCTGCCTCTTTTGGAGGTGGAGGTGACTTGTAAGGTAGTTCCTGCAGCGAGTCCTTGGCGTCTCTATGAGGAAGATACCTTGTCCATGGCAGTTTATGCTTCGCTGGAGTATTTGGATATCAAAGAATCCTGCATTCGCTGTGAGATTGACTCGGCTATCCCTGAGAAACGGGGAATGGGTTCGTCAGCTGCTATCAGCATAGCGGCCATTCGTGCGGTATTTGACTACTATCAAGCCTACCTGCCTCATGATGTATTGGAAATCTTGGTCAATCGGGCGGAGATGATTGCCCATATGAATCCAAGTGGTTTGGATGCTAAGACCTGTCTCAGTGACCAGCCTATTCGCTTTATTAAGAACGTAGGATTTACAGAGCTTGAGATGAATTTATCTGCCTATTTGGTCATTGCAGATACGGGCGTTTATGGTCATACTCGTGAAGCCATCCAAGCGGTTCAAAGTAAGGGCAAGGATGCTCTACCATTTTTGCATGCCTTGGGAGAATTGACCCAGCAGGCAGAGGATGCGATTTCACGAAAAGATGCTGAAAGACTGGGACAAATCCTCAGTCAAGCGCATTTACATTTGAAAGAAATTGGTGTTAGTAGCCCTGAGGCAGACTCTTTGGTTGAAACAGCTCTTAGTCATGGTGCTCTGGGGGCTAAGATGAGCGGTGGTGGGCTAGGAGGTTGTATCATAGCCTTGGCAGACAATTTGACACACGCACAAGAACTAGCAGAAAGATTAGAAGAGAAAGGAGCTGTTCAGACATGGATAGAGAGCCTGTAA
- the liaF gene encoding cell wall-active antibiotics response protein LiaF, whose amino-acid sequence MRKFKIFLFIEACLLTGALILMVSEHFSRFLLILFLFLLLIRYYTGKEGNNLLLVVATILFFFIVMLNPFVILAIFVAVIYSLFLLYPMMNQEKEQTNLVFEEVVTVKKEKNRWFGNLHHFSSYQTCQFDDINLFRLMGKDTIHLERVILTNHDNVIILRKMVGTTKIIVPVDVEVSLSVNCLYGDLTFFNQPKRALRNEHYHQETRDYFKSNKSVKIFLTTMIGDVEVVRG is encoded by the coding sequence ATGAGAAAATTTAAAATCTTTTTATTTATCGAAGCCTGTCTTTTGACAGGAGCTCTGATTTTGATGGTATCAGAGCATTTTTCGCGTTTTCTGCTGATTCTATTCCTCTTTTTGCTTTTGATTCGCTATTACACTGGTAAAGAGGGCAATAATCTTCTTTTGGTGGTGGCAACCATTCTCTTCTTTTTCATCGTTATGCTCAATCCTTTTGTGATTCTAGCTATTTTTGTTGCGGTCATATACAGCCTTTTTCTTCTTTATCCGATGATGAACCAGGAAAAAGAGCAAACCAATTTGGTGTTTGAAGAGGTGGTAACGGTTAAGAAGGAGAAAAATCGTTGGTTTGGGAATCTCCATCATTTTTCAAGTTACCAGACTTGCCAATTTGATGATATCAATCTTTTTCGTCTCATGGGCAAGGACACTATTCATCTGGAGAGGGTCATCCTAACCAATCATGATAATGTCATTATCCTCAGAAAGATGGTAGGAACGACCAAAATCATTGTGCCTGTAGATGTGGAAGTCAGTCTCAGCGTTAACTGTCTCTATGGGGATTTGACTTTTTTCAATCAGCCCAAGCGAGCCCTCCGCAATGAACACTATCATCAAGAAACAAGAGACTATTTCAAGAGTAACAAGAGTGTCAAGATTTTCTTGACCACTATGATTGGGGATGTGGAGGTGGTCAGAGGATGA
- a CDS encoding ATP-dependent RecD-like DNA helicase, whose product MEVYFSGTIERIIFENPSNFYRILLLEIDDTDAENFDDFEIIVTGTMADVIEGEDYTFWGQIVQHSKYGEQLQISRYERAKPTSKGLVKYFSSSHFKGIGLKTAQKIVDTYGDNTIDEILQHPEKLEGIAGLSAKNRESFVSTLRLNYGTEMVLAKLANYGIPNKLAFQIQDFYKEETLDVVENYPYQLVEDIKGLGFTIADQLAEELGIESQAPERFRAGLVHSLFQACMETGDTYVEARDLLEQTLTLLESSRPVELDPSQVAQELSYLIEEDKVQQIDTKIFDNSLFFAEEGIRSHLVRILEKGKQKSHDLETIKKHIATVEEELGIEYDSIQKQAIYDAIQNKVFILTGGPGTGKTTVINGIIAVYALLEGLDLKKKSNLPILLAAPTGRAARRMNELTGLPSATIHRHLGMTGDDDTSHLEDYLDADFIIVDEFSMVDTWLANQLFSNISSNSKILIVGDSDQLPSVSPGQVLADLLHIPLIPQTRLEKIYRQSEESTIVTLASQIRQGILPADFTQKKADRSYFEIASGHIPATIEKILGAALRSGIPARDIQVLAPMYRGTAGIDAINQLMQDLLNPPQKDQLSFEAPQCHYRKGDKVIHLVNDAEINVFNGDLGAITDLIPGKYTESKQDEIVIDFDGNEVSYPRNEWYKIRLAYAMSIHKSQGSEFPVVILPITSASRRMLERNLIYTAITRAKSKLILLGELQSFNYATQHIGTARKTYLVERFSDLIENMEEKQPAVSETATSSTSEPSYILTEENWDSIPAMIGITDADLKEIFGK is encoded by the coding sequence TATTTTTCAGGAACCATTGAACGGATTATTTTTGAAAATCCCAGCAATTTTTATCGTATTCTTCTCCTAGAAATCGACGATACAGACGCAGAAAACTTTGATGATTTTGAAATTATTGTCACTGGCACCATGGCTGATGTGATTGAAGGAGAAGACTATACTTTTTGGGGACAAATTGTCCAGCACTCCAAGTATGGGGAACAACTGCAAATCAGCCGATATGAACGCGCAAAACCAACTAGCAAGGGCTTGGTCAAGTACTTTTCAAGTAGCCATTTCAAGGGAATTGGTCTCAAGACAGCTCAGAAAATCGTGGACACCTATGGCGACAATACCATTGACGAAATTTTGCAACACCCCGAAAAGTTAGAAGGCATCGCAGGACTCTCTGCCAAAAATCGCGAGTCTTTCGTCTCCACCCTCCGTCTCAACTACGGAACGGAGATGGTTTTGGCCAAACTAGCCAACTACGGCATTCCCAATAAATTAGCCTTTCAGATTCAAGACTTTTACAAGGAAGAAACCCTTGATGTGGTTGAAAATTATCCCTACCAGCTGGTTGAGGACATCAAGGGTTTGGGCTTTACCATTGCCGACCAATTAGCGGAAGAACTAGGCATCGAAAGTCAGGCCCCTGAACGCTTCCGCGCCGGTCTAGTTCATAGTCTTTTTCAGGCCTGTATGGAAACAGGGGACACCTATGTTGAAGCACGGGATTTGCTAGAACAAACCCTTACTCTCCTTGAATCTTCCCGCCCCGTAGAACTGGATCCCAGCCAAGTAGCTCAAGAGCTCTCCTACCTCATCGAAGAAGACAAGGTTCAGCAGATTGATACCAAAATCTTTGATAATAGCCTCTTTTTCGCTGAGGAAGGCATCCGCAGTCACTTGGTTCGTATCCTTGAAAAAGGAAAACAGAAGAGTCATGATTTAGAAACCATTAAAAAACATATCGCTACTGTCGAGGAAGAACTGGGGATTGAGTATGATAGCATTCAAAAACAAGCTATCTACGACGCTATTCAGAACAAGGTCTTTATCCTGACAGGTGGGCCTGGTACTGGTAAAACAACTGTTATCAATGGGATTATCGCTGTATATGCCCTCTTAGAAGGACTTGACCTCAAGAAAAAAAGCAACCTACCCATTCTCCTCGCCGCTCCAACTGGTCGTGCAGCGCGTCGTATGAATGAACTGACAGGCTTGCCAAGCGCGACTATACACCGTCATTTAGGAATGACAGGCGACGATGATACTAGTCATCTGGAAGATTATCTGGATGCTGACTTTATCATCGTAGATGAATTTTCCATGGTGGATACTTGGCTGGCCAATCAACTCTTCTCCAACATCTCTTCTAACAGTAAGATCCTCATCGTGGGCGACAGCGACCAGTTGCCTTCTGTCAGTCCTGGACAGGTTCTAGCGGATCTGCTTCATATTCCCTTGATTCCTCAGACTCGCTTGGAAAAAATTTACCGGCAAAGCGAAGAATCAACTATCGTTACCCTAGCTAGTCAGATTCGACAGGGCATCTTGCCTGCTGATTTCACCCAGAAAAAAGCAGACCGTTCCTACTTTGAAATTGCTAGCGGCCATATTCCAGCTACGATTGAAAAAATCTTAGGCGCTGCCCTAAGAAGTGGTATCCCTGCCCGTGATATCCAAGTTCTGGCTCCCATGTATCGAGGAACTGCAGGGATTGACGCTATCAATCAGCTCATGCAAGACCTGCTCAACCCACCACAAAAAGATCAACTCAGTTTTGAAGCTCCCCAGTGCCATTATCGTAAGGGCGACAAGGTCATTCATTTGGTCAACGATGCTGAAATCAATGTCTTTAATGGAGATTTAGGAGCCATCACAGACCTGATTCCTGGTAAATACACCGAGTCGAAGCAAGATGAGATTGTCATTGATTTTGATGGCAACGAGGTCTCTTACCCACGTAACGAATGGTACAAGATTCGCCTGGCCTATGCCATGAGCATCCATAAATCACAGGGAAGTGAGTTCCCTGTTGTCATCCTACCTATCACTAGTGCTAGTAGGCGTATGCTGGAGCGAAACCTCATCTATACAGCAATTACACGCGCCAAAAGCAAGCTTATCTTACTAGGTGAATTACAGTCCTTCAACTATGCTACCCAACATATCGGAACTGCCCGAAAAACCTATCTGGTTGAACGCTTCAGTGATTTAATTGAAAATATGGAAGAAAAGCAACCAGCGGTCTCTGAAACTGCCACATCAAGTACCTCTGAACCATCCTACATCCTAACAGAAGAAAACTGGGACAGCATCCCAGCCATGATTGGGATTACAGATGCAGACCTCAAAGAGATTTTTGGAAAATAG